The genomic interval CTCCCTGGAGCAGCACAGTCGCGCCGTTGCCCTCACCGGGGCGGCGCTGGCCTGGGCCACCTGGGCGGGGGTGTTGGTGGCCGTGCTGGTGCCTCGTACCGTGAGCCTCACGGCCCTGCGGGTAGCGGCCCCGGCGGTGCTGGTGAGCGCCATCTGGGCCGCGTCGGCCGGGGGCTCCACCGTCGCCTCGGTGTCGGCCCTAGTCGCCGGTTCTCTCACGGTGATGGCGGCGTTTTCTCCTTTCACGGGGCAATGCTTTGTGAACGGCTCGGCCTATGGCGATGAGTATCGCCTGCCCCTTCGGGTGCCCGCCGCGGTGCTGCTGGGTCCCATCGTGCTGGCCGAAATCGCCGTCGTCACACCGGTGGTGGCCGGTCCGCTCCTGTTGGCCGCCGGCCAGTGGGTGGCTGGCGGACTCGTCGTGGTGATCGGTGCACCAACCGCCTGGTTCGCCCTGCGGGCGCTGCACGGCTTGAGTCGGCGCTGGGTGGTATTCGTACCGGCCGGCCTGGTGCTACACGACCGGCACACGATGAACGAAGCCGTCTTGTTTCCCCGGCGCCTGATTGCTCGGCTCGGCCCGGCGCGTGATCCTCTCCCCCCCGACACGCTCGACCTCACCGCGGGATCGTTGGGACTGGCCGTGGAACTCGTAGTGAGCTCGCCGCTGGAGGTGGCGCCGCGGCGCAATGACCGCACGGTGAAGGTGGTGACGGTGCCGTCGGTGGTCTTTACTCCCACCCGTCCCGGAGCCCTCTTGGCCGAGGCCACCCGTCGTCGCCTCCCGGTGGAGTAAGCAGCATCGATAGGCGGCACCGCGGCCACTGATTACGCTGCGGGCATGGCTGCAGCGCGTCCACACCAGCGTTTGATCCGCAGAATCAGCTTGGCTCTCGTGCTGTTCGGGGCCGTAGTGGCCCTCTGGGCCACGTTGCCGTATTCCGATGCCGTCCCCTTGGCGGTAGCGGAGGACCAACCCGCCGCGTCGGTCACCTTCACCTGCCCCGCAATCATCGGCGGCGATAGCCGGCCCATCCCCAGCGCCGCGGCCCGCCAGGCCCGCCAGGCCGGGGAGTTAACCCGCCGTCCGTGCGAACCGTTGGAACAAACGCGACGCGTGCTCACCGTCGTGGACCTAGTGATGGTGGCCTTCGCCTTGGGCTGTCTCATCCGGTACCGCACCCAAGGTGCTCAGGCCACAATGCCGCCCGCCACCACCTCGTCGTTGTCGTAAAGCACCACGCTCTGGCCGGGGGCCACCCGTCGGCTGGGATTGGCGAACATCACGGTGGTGCCCACCACGCGACACCGCTGGGGGGTTCCATGAGCACTCGTCTGGGCCAGCAGTTCGCCGGCCTCCGCTTCACCCACCCAACGAAGCTCCTCCAACACCACTTGGTCCACCAACAGTGCCGCCGCATCGCCGACGGTCACGGTGGCCGCCGGCCCATCCACCTTGATCACATAGGCCACTTCGCTGCCCCCAACCAGGCCCAGGCCTCGCCGTTGGCCGATGGTCACCAATTCCACCTCGGGTACGAATCCCACGGTGGTTCCCGCAGCATCGATCACGCGTCCGGGCCGGGTGGCGATGCGGTCGGCGAGGAACGCACTGCGCCCGCCGGTGGCGGTGATGAAACACACGTCTTGGCTGTCGGGTTTGTCGGCGGTGGCGAGGCCGAGTCGGGTGGCCTCGGCCCGGACTTCACTTTTACTGAGATGTCCCACCGGAAAACTCACCCGAGCCAGGCCCGCGGCATCGAGCACATGCACCACATAGGACTGGTCCTTGCTCGGATCGGCCCCCCGCCGGACGCGTCGCGTGCCATCGGGTCGCTCGACGATGCGCGCGTGGTGCCCGGTGGCTACTGCATCGAAGCCAAGGGCATCAGCGCGGCGTAAGAGCCGATCGAACTTGAGATGGCGATTGCACTCGATGCAGGGGTTGGGGGTGCGGCCCGCCGCGTGAGCGCTGACGTAGGGGGCCACCACGTGCTGGTCGAAATCGTCGCCGAAGTTGAACACGTGGTGGTCGATGCCCAGCCGTCGCGCCACCGAGCGGGCATCGTCGACATCGGCTACCGAGCAGCAGCCTGAGTCCGAGTCGCCGCCCCACAGTTTGAGAGTGGCGCCCACCACCTCGTGGCCGGCTTCCACCAGCAGAGCGGCCGCCACCGACGAGTCGACCCCACCCGACATCGCCACCAGGACACGGGTGGCGGCGGTCATGCCGGTGCCCCGTCACGAGCGTGAGCGGCGAGGCGGGGGGCCGCTTCGAGCACTCCGACGGTGGCGGCGGCCACATCCGCCTCCCGAGTGGACCATCCCATGCTCAAGCGCAGGGAACCGCCCGCCAGGGAGCGATCCAGGCCGAGGGCCGCCAGCACATGAGACGGCTCCTGGGCACCACTGGCACAACTCGATGCGGCCGACGCCAGCACGCGGTGGTCGTGTTCGAGGAGGTACAGCAACGCTTCGCTGTCCACCGCGGGAAGACAGAGGTTGGCGATGCCCGCCACCAAGTGGGACCGCTCACCATCCACCGCCGCACTCTCCACGGCCCCGGGGATGGCGGCGAGGATGGTGTCCACCAAACCATCCCGCCAGATCGTGGCCCGAGCCACCAGGGCCTCGCGGTCGGCCGCCGATGCCCGGGCGGCCGCCGCCAGGGCCACCGCGCCAGCCACGTCTTGAGTACCGCTGCGGCGGTCGCGTTCCTGACCGCCGCCGCGCAACATCGGCTCCAGCACCACACCCCGTCGCACCAAGAGCGCTCCGGTGCCCTTCGGCCCGCCGCATTTGTGGGCGGCGATGGTAACCAAGTCGGCGGCCTCGGTATGGGCACGCACATCAAGCCAGCACAGCGCTTGGGCAGCATCGGTGTGCAGTACGGCTCCCGGGGCGCGGGCCCGCACCACCTCGGCCACCTCAGCCAGCGGCTGGATCGTGCCGACCTCGTTGTTTACGAGCATCACCGATACCAAACTGACGCTGGAATCGAGCGCGTCGGCCAGCGCATCGAGGTCGATCACCCCGCGCTCGTCCACGGGCACAACACGGCCCCCGGCGGCCCTCACCGGATCGAGCACGGCATGGTGTTCAATGGCGGAGCACACCGCCACGCCGCCACGGGTGCCCAAGACCCCGTGCACCGCCAGGTTGTCGGCTTCGGTGCCACCGCTGGTGAATACGACATCACCGGGGGCGCCACCCACCACCGCCACCAACTCCGCCCGGGCGGCATCGAGCGCGGCGCGCGCCGCTCGGGCCAAAGCATGCGCCCCGGAGGGGTTGCCGTAACCCTCGGTGAGCAAGGGCACCAACGCGGCAATGACCTCGGGGCGGGCCGGGGTGCTAGCGGCGTGGTCGAGATAGTGCCAGACCGACATCAGCAGGCCGGGGGCACCAGCGAGGCCGCGGCGGGCGCCGAGAACCTTGGCATCGGGGACCGGGGTGAGGACCGAGGCGCGACGAACGGGCTATCCACCGTTGTGCTCCCATCGCGAACGACCCATTCCACCGAAAGATTCTAGCGGGCCCTCCCGCGTGACGGCGGGGCGCTCGGCCCACGGAGGTGAAGAAGCGCCGCGGCGAGGAACCCTCTGCTCGTCGGCCAGCGTCCCCGTTTTCGGCTGGGGCCAGGGTAACCTTGTGCCTGTGCATAGAGGCATTTTCGACCACCAATGAGCCAACTGCGCCTGAACCCTCTGACGGGTCGTTGGGTCACTGTGTCGACAGGACGAGCCGACCGACCTGGTGAATTGATCTCGCGGCAATCGCCGGTGGAATCAGACCCCGATCGCCTCTGCCCGTTCTGTCCCGGCAACGAGGAGGCCACTCCCCCGGCGCTGGAGACCTACGGGGCCAGTGGGCGCTGGCAGGTTCGTGTGGTGCCAAACCTGTTCCCGGCCTTTGTTGGCAACAACGCCCTGCGGGTGCAGAACCTTGGGCCGGTGTGGACGCAGGCCACCGCCAGTGGGGTGCACGAGGTGCTGGTGTTTAGCCCTGATCACACGGGAAGTTGGGCCGACCTCGACGACAAGCAAGCTGGGTTGGCCATGGCGGCTATTCGCGATCGCATGGAAGACCACGCCCGTCGCTCCACCGTTCGGTACACGCAAGCCATCGTGAACGCAGGCCGGGAGGCCGGGGCATCGCTGGAACACCCCCACGGCCAGTTGCTCGGCATTCCCTTTGTGCCTGGCGAGATCGCCGAGGAGGAGGCTGGCTTCCGTCGCCACGAGGGCTCGTGTCTGCTGTGCACGACCGCCGAGGCCGAGGTGCAGGCCGGGCACCGAGTGGTGCTGGCCGATGAGCAAGCCCTGGTGATCTGTCCGTTCTGGAGTGGTGCGCCCTACGAGATGCTGGTGATCCCGCGATCACACGAAGTGCACCTGGAGTCCACGTCGCCCCCCGATGTGGTGGCGGTGGGCCGAGCCATCCGCGATGCGCTCCTTCGCCTCCGCCGCCACGTTGGTGATACCGCCTACAACCTCGTGTTTCACACGGCCCCCCATCACCACGAAGGTCCGTTTCACTGGCACGTCCATATCGTGCCGCGGCTCACCAGCCTGGCCGGTTTTGAGCAGGGAACCGGCGTGATGATCAACATCGTCGCCCCGGAACTAGCCGCCCAGCATCTCGCCGGCTAGGCGAGGCGCCGCTGACGGGTTGCTTCGGCGTACGCCTGCCGCTTGGGGACACCGAGGCGAGCGGCCACCGCCGTGGCTGCGTCACGGGCGGTATCACCGCTGGCCAAGCAGGCCCGCACGGCCACTTCCACATCGTGATCACTGGCCGGGGTGGGCGGGGGGGCACCGTTGAGCACCACCACGAACTCGCCCCGGGGTGGGTTCGCACTCACCCACCCCAATGCGTCCGCCAGCGTGCCGCGCCAATGCTCTTCGTGGAGTTTGGTGAGTTCGCGCCCTACCGCCACGGCTCGATCCGAACCGCACACGGCGGCCAGATCGGCCAGGGTCCGGGCCATCCGGTGGGGCGCTTCGTAGAGGACGACGGTGCGTGGCTCGCGAGCCACGTCGGCCAGACGAGCGGAGCGGGCCGAGCCCTGACGGGGCAGGAAGCCTTCGAACACGAAGCGACCGGCACTCAGACCACTCGCCACCAACGCGGTGATGGCGGCGGAGGGTCCGGGCACGACCTCCACGGGGTAGCCCGCTGTCACGGCGGCCTGTACCAGTCGCTCGCCGGGGTCGGAGATGCCGGGCATCCCAGCATCGGTGACCACGGCCACGCGTTCCCCCATGGCCAAGCGGCTGAGCACCCCGGTGATGGCCTGCGATTCGGTGTGATCGTTCACCACCAGCAGCGGTCGCCGTTCTACCCCGGCGTGCTGCAGGAGACGACCGGTGCGACGGGTGTCCTCGCAACAGATGACATCGGCGGCCCGCAACGCCTCAACAGCGCGGGGCGAAAGATCGCCGAGGTTGCCGATGGGCGTACCCACGAGGACGAGTGGCACGCGTCAGTCCCGGCACTCGAGTTGGTCGCCTATTGCGAGGCTCCAGCGGGCGAAGGCTCCCGCTTCGGCTTCCACGATGGATCGGGCGCGCCACACCGGGCGGCTGATGCGATGACGAGCCAGGCGGGCGGTGCGCAAGACGGTGAGGTTGCTGTCGAGCCACGCCACGTCGATCGGAAAGCGCATCCCGATGGAGTGCACGGACCGGGCGGGGTGGAGCAGCAGGGCCCCATCCACGGCGGCTTGGCCGAGGAGACCCTTGCGGCGAGCCGCGCGCGTCTCGGCCACCTGCAGAGAGGCCAGCACCTCTCCCTGTCGCAACAACCAAGGCACAGACGGTGAGGCTAGGGCCATCGGCACCGCCGATACGCCGATGGCGCGCGACGCTCATCAGACGTTGAAGCGGATCTCCATCACATCACCGTCCTGCACCACGTATTCCTTGCCCTCCACCCGTAGTTTGCCCACGTCTCGGGCGGCGCTCCAGGAACCGAGGTCGATGAGTTCGTCCCAATGGATGACCTCAGCCCGGATGAACCCGCGTTCGAAATCGGTATGGATCACGCCGGCGCATTGGGGGGCTTTGTAGCCGGAGCGGAACGTCCAAGCCCGGGATTCCTTTTCGCCGGTGGTCAAGAAGGTGCGCAGGCCGAGCAGTTTGTAGGCGGCGTGCAGGAAGGTGGGCAGCGCCCCCTCACCGAGGCCAAGACCTTCGAGCATCTCAGCCCGTTCGTTGGCGTCGAGCATGGCGGCCTCGGCTTCGAGTTGTACGCACATCCCGATCACCTCGGCCCGGCCGGCCAACTCGGCGCGCACCGGGGCGACGACCGCTTCCATGTCCTCGAGTTGGTCCTCGGCGATGTTCACCAGCGCCAGGACCGGTCGGTTCGTGAGCAAGAAGTAGTTCCCCAGCAGGACTCGATCGCTCTCAGCGAGGTTCGACCGGTAGATCGGCGTACCGGCTTCCAGCACCGCTTTCGCCCGGTCGAGGGCGGCCACTTCATCCACGAGGGACTTGTCGCCCTTGGCGGCCTTGCGGCGCTTTTCGATCTGGTTCTCTACCGTTTCGAGATCGGCGTAGGTGAGTTCGAGTTCCACCACACCCAGGTGTTCGAGCGGATCCGATGGCCCGGGCACGTCGTCATCAGCGAAGGCCCGCAGCACGAAGATGATGGCGTCGACCTCGCGGATGTGGCTGAGGAACTTGTTGCCAAGGCCCTCGCCGCGGCTGGCCCCCGCCACCAGACCACCGATGTCTACGAACTGCACGGTGGCGGGCACCACGTTCTTGCTGTGGCTCATCGCCGCCAGTGCATCGAGGCGCGGGTCGGGCACACGGGCCATGCCCACGTTGGGATCGGTGGTGGCAAAGGCGTAGGGGGCCGCCAGCGCGCCGCCGCCGGCGAGGGCGTTGTAGAGAGACGACTTGCCGGCATTGGGGAGACCGACGAACCCAAACCGCTCCATGGCGGTGCAGAGTACGAGGGCTACGGGCCCGTCGGCGACTCCGGGGGCAGACCCGGGATTGGCAGCGGCAGTTGGTGGTGGCTGGAGGCGCAAGGCGAGATGGAAATCCCCCGCCCACATTCGCCCCGGGGGGCCGGGCGGTGGCTATTCGCCAAGGGCTTGCTGACGCCACTCGTGAATGCGGGACCGACGGGACGTTGATTGCCGATCGTGCCAGAGGTGGACGTCGTCCACGATGGAGGCCACCAAGTCCACGGTGGTCGGCGAGTCGATCTTCCATCCACTGGAGTCGTGGTTGAGATCAACCACGTATTGCAATCTCAGGATGTCGCCATCGACGCCGCACTCGGGAAGAAGCGCTGCGAACACGAACCCGAGTTCGCCTATGCCGGCCGCGCACCAACCGATGGAGGGCTCACTGACCGGCAGGTCAAGGATCACGACGGGACTCCCACCGGCGAGGGCATCGTCGAGTAGTTCCATGATTCGATCGATCAAATCAGAGCCGCTCTGGACAACTTCGAGCTTGGCGATACCGGTGCCGGGATCGGTGTGGGACAGAACGATGCAGGTGGCGTCCCGGTCGAGTGGCGCCTCCGGTTCGTGGAGCGTGCGATCGATGCCGCTGCTAGCAATCACCGCCGCCAGATGCTTCACCGCCACCGGCGGCGGGTAGAGATCCCGGTGCGGGACTTCGGCGAGCGGGATGAACGCGCAAAGCACCGAAACACGGCCGCCGACATCGACGTCATCAAACCCGGCGACGCGGCGGGGGTTGGACCAGTTGAGAAAAACGCCGGTGTCGTACCCCACGATGTGGGCTTGCCTCTGGGTGACCGTGTGCACCATCACCGGCTCACCGATAATACCCACCACATCCTCATCGGCGATCAAAGCGTGGAGGCTGGTTCCGATGCTCCCGAGGAGGCCTCGCTGGCGGTAGCGGGGGTCGACCATGCCGGCACCGCCGTGAAATACTGATCCACCCGGTCGGATTCGTTGGTAGGAAACGTGACCGATCATTTCACCCGCATCGTTCTCAGCAATTCCGGCCAACCGGGTGCGGTCCCGCAACTGATCGTCGATGTCGTCGGGGATGTAGGCCGACCGTTTGTAGTCGTAGCCATAGCAGCGAAAGGCCAAACGGGCGAAGGCCTCTGAATCGCCAGGAACCATGCGGCGGAAGGTAACCACCTCATCAGCGGGGGCCAGCACCACATCGTCGAGCGAGGAGACGGCGGCGGCCGGCGTCGGCCCGGTAGCGGGGGGAAAGGCTACGAACACGTCGGCGGTGGGACCATCGGGCGACACCCCGATCACCGTCAGGCGATCGACGCAGCCGGCGGCGGCCAACTGTTTGGCTCGTCGAATGGCGCTTCGGTCGGGCGAAATGGGCAGACCGCGATCGTGGAGACGCAGGCCGACGCCCTCAGATTCTACTGCCACGGTCAGTTCGATCGATGGTTCATCCTCAGGGCTTTCCGAGCACCGGAGCACGGCATCGAGACACAGGGCTTCGATCACGCAGCGCGCCTCGTTGGAGCGCGAGTCGCTCAGGCCGGCCGAGAGCAGAGCCGCCGCCGCCGCCGCCCCCACAATCGACGCACACGACTGATTGGCGGGCACCCGCACCACGGTGAAGGGTTGAGTCGCTTGCGCAGACAATGAAACTCCTAACCGAGGAAGTGCGGAACCCTACCTAAACCCTTCATCCGGACGAAAGCGACGCCTACCCGCCGTCCGGGCCCATCTAGGGTCGGGACGTGCCCATCGAGCGTGTGGACGATCCCGGTTCGTACCCCGTGGCCGATGGGCGCGAAGCGTCGCTGGATCTGGCGGCGCTGGGGGGCCTGTTGCAGCGAGCCGGCCGGGAAGTACACGAGGGCCTGCTGCCGGCGTGTCAGATGGCGGTGGCGTACCGCGGTCGGCTTCTGGCCAGCGCCACCTTTGGCGCCTCGGCACGCAGTCGCTTCGTGATCTACTCCTGCACGAAGGCGATCACCGCTGGCGCGCTGTGGCGGGTGATGGGCGACGGTTTGTTGTCGCGCCGCACCCAGGTGGCCGATCTCGTTCCGTCCTTCGCCGACAACGGCCTCCACACCCTGACCGTCGAGCACCTGTTGACCCATACCGCCGGTGTTCCCCACGCCCCCATGCCCGACGCCGACTGGACGGATCCCCGGCGGCGGGCAGAGAGGTTTGCCTCGTGGACACCCGAATGGGAACCGGGGTCTCGTTTTGCGTACCACGGCTCCTCGGCCCATTGGGTGCTGGCCCATCTTGTTGAGACGGTTACCGGCACCGATTTCCGGGCCTTCGTGGGCGAGGACATTTTGGGTCCGTTGACCATCGACTCGCTCTGCCTCGGGCCCGCCGCCGAGGACCAAACCGACGTGCTCGATGTGATCGGGGTGGGCGAGGTGATGTCGGAGGCCGACCTCGCGAGCCTCGGTGGCGCGATGGGCTTGGATGTGTCGGCGATCGGTCGCACGGAGCCGGATCTGCTCAGGCACAACGGCCCGGCGGTGCGGGCCATCGGTCAGCCGGGTGGCGGTGCGGTGGGGCGAGCCGCCGACCTGGCGATGTACTACCAGGCGCTCCTCACTAATCCGGGGGGGTTCTGGCCACCCGCCGGGCTGGCCGCGGGCACCGCCGAGGTGGTCTGCGACCTGATCGACCCGATGACCAACGCTCCCGCCCACCGCACCCTTGGCCTGGTGAGGGCCGGGCCGACCGAGTCGGCGATGATGCGCGGCTTCGCGTCGACCAACTCGCCCCGCACCTTCGGACACATGGGCGCCGGCGGGCAGGTCGCCTGGGCCGATCCCGCCACCGGAGTGTCCTTCGCCTACCTCACCAATGGGCTCGACCGGAACCCGCTGCGGATGGGGGCACGAGGCCTGGCGCTGTCGTACCGGGCCGGGGCCATCGCAACGCCGAGGGCCTGAGCACCATCGCCACCCCGGAACCAGTTATCCCATTGGGTGCTCGGCTCCAAACCGGTGGCGGAGCCAACCCCAGCCACCCGTCGACCACAGAGCCCAGATCACGAGAAGCGGCTGAAACCACAGGCGAACCAGCCGTTGCGAGTCGGAGTCCAGCCCGAACGCGTTGGTGCCTTCAACAAATTGGGCGACGTTGCCCGGGAAGATCACGATGAAGAATCCCGCCACGATCACCCCGACCAGCGCGGCGCGGCGGCCGGCGAAGATGAGCGCCGCGCCGAGCGATAACTCCACCAACCCCGATGCCACCACCACGATGTCGGGGTCGATGGGCACCCACGAGGGCACCTGCGCTTGGAACTCGCTGCGCTGCGGACCCAGATGACCGATGCCGGCGATAACTAAGAACACACCCAGCGCCCAACGGGCAATGGTTTTGAGAAGGCTTCGCTCAGTGGTCATGGCCACAGGGTAAAGGCTCCTGGCCCGATGCGGCCGCCCCGCCGCCACCGGTTGGTTCAGCCCGGGGACCAGCCGGGCTCGGCGAGTTCGAAGGTTTCGAAACGGAACGCCGGGCTGACGGTGCAACTCATGAGGGTCCAGGCACCCAGCGGCTCGGCGGCCTGCCACCACCCCGCCGGAACCCGGCGCTGGGGCTCTTCCCCGGCGGCGAGATCTACCCCAAGCATCTGCTCCTGCACCGGACCGCGGCGGTCCTGGGCGAGGGACAGGCGCAAGGGACCACCCCCATGGAAATGCCACACTTCGTCGGCATCCACCCGATGCCACTGGCTGCGCTCCCCGGCGGCCAGAAGGAAATAGATGGCGCTCCCGGCGCCCCGAGAGCCGTCACCGGGGTCGTGGCGCCATGTCTCGCGGTAGTAGCCCCCTTCGGGGTGGGGCGACAGTCTCAGGTTCTCGATCACCTCGGCAGCGTCCATGCCCCATCGTCGCAGACTGGAGATGGCCCCAGGACAACCGGTAACGTCGTCTCCCTTATGTCGAAGCGCACGAAGAAGGCCACCATCCGGGCTCGCAAGAAGAAGGCCAACCATGGCCGTAAGCCCAATCGCGGCCGTAACTCCTAGACCACGGCTCTGAGTGAGGTACCGCCGCCCCCGGCCACCCGAGTCGACGACATTGTCGAAACCCTCGGTGGCCTTGAGGTGGCCGACCCCTACCGTTGGCTGGAAGATGGTTCCTCCTCCGAGGTAGGGGCCTGGACCACCGCCCAGAACGCTCGCACCCGCTCTGCCCTTGATGGGGTGCGGGCTCGCGACGGCTTCCGCGACCGCCTAGCTCAACTCACTCAAGCCGGCACCGCCACTTCACCCGCGCTACGCGGCGACCACCTCTTCACCATCGACCGCTGGGGAGAGCGCGACCGCGCCGCTCTCGTGGTGCGGCCGATCGCTGCCCCCATCGCCGGTCCGGGCCGGGTGCTGGTAGACCCCGCGGCCGCCAGCGGCGCCGCCACCTCCGCCATCGACTGGTACCACCCCTGTCCCGACGGCTCCCTGGTGGCCTTTGGTACCTCCGTCGGCGGCGACGAGCGTTCCACGCTGCGCATCGTTGAGGTGGCTACCGGGCAGCAGCGGCCCGACACCCTCCCCCACACCCGCGCCGCGTCGGTGGCGTGGCTGCCCGACAGCCGTGGCTTCGCCTACACCCGCTATCCCGATCCCGCCGCGGTTGGCGCGGAAGAGGCTGGCTACCACCGCCAGGTGTGGTGGCATCGCTTGGGTGACCCCGCCGCCGCCGACACCCCGTGTTTCACCGACCTCCCCGAAAAAGAAGCCTGGCCGGACGTATCGCTCTCGCCCGACGGACGTTGGCTGCTCGTGCACGTACAACGCGGCTGGAGCCAAACCGACGTGCACCTTCTCGACCGTGAGACCAACACCTGGACCACCGTCGTGGCGGGCATCGAAGCCGCCACCGGACTGCGGGTAGATCTCGACCGCCATCGCCTCATTGGCGAAACCACCCTCGGCGCCCCCAAAGGACGCCTGGTATCGCTGCCCTTGGAAGGCCATCCACCTCGATCCCCCGGCGGCGGCGAACCCGCCGTCGTGAACCCGCAGGCCCTCATCACCGAACTGGTGGCCGAGGCCGACGACATCCTCGCCGGCTTCGCCATCACCAACCCGGACCTCCTGGTGGTGCGCACACGCGCCGGCGTGTCCTCCCTCCATCACCACGACCCTGACGGCACCCACCGGGCGGAGGTCACCGCGCTCACCGGGGGCCTCGCCGCTGTCACCGCGCTAGCCGCGCACCCGAGTGCCCCGGGGATCATCGCGATAGGCCACACCTCCTTTACCCGCCCCGACACCGTGACCGCCTGGCGCCCCGAGGCCGAGCCGATCGAACTCACGCGGCTGCCATGCCCGCCCATCGCCAGCACCACCGTCACCCAACTCCGCTACCCCTCCACCGACGCCACCGAGGTGCCGATGCTCCTCGTGCACGCCACCGCCACCGCCATCAGCCACCACACCCCCACTCTGCTCACCGGCTACGGCGGGTTCAACATCACCGAGACCCCCGCCTGGAGCCCCTTCGTGGCCACCTGGTGCGAACTCGGTGGCCAGGTTGCTATCCCCGGGATCCGCGGCGGTGGCGAGGAAGGCGAGGCGTGGCATGAGGCTGGCCGACGCGCCAACAAGCCCCAGGTGTTCGCCGACTTCGAAGCCGCCGCCGACTGGCTGGTGGCCGAGGGCCGCACATCGCGTGCCCGCCTGGCCATCCGCGGCGGCTCCAACGGCGGTCTCCTGGTGGCCGCCTGCCTCACTCGCCGTCCCGACCTGTGCGCGGCGGTGGTATGTGACGTGCCGCTCACCGACATGGTGCGCTTCCCCCGTTTCCTCATCGCCCGGCTCTGGATCCCCGAATACGGCGACCCCGATGTGCCCGAGGAGTTGGCCTGGCTCCACGCCTACTCGCCCTACCACCAGGTAGTGGACGGCACGGCCTACCCGGCGGTGCTCATCACCACCGGCGAGCAAGACAGTCGGGTCGACCCCTGCCATGCCCGCAAGATGGCCGCCCGCCTCCAAGCCGCCTCAACGGCCCTCGTACTTCTGCGGGTCGAAGCCGCCGCCGGCCACGGCCAGGGCAAGCCCGCCGCGCAACAAACCGAGGAACGCGCCGACGTGCTGGCCTTCCTGGCCTGGCAGTTGGGCCTCGAACCCTAGAAGCGCCGCATCCGGTGGTGGAGGATCGCCGCCCGGGCTGCGTTGGCCCCGCACGCCCCGTGCACGCCGCCCCCCGGATGGGCCGCCGCCGACGCCAGGTACAGGCCCTTGATCGGCGTTTCCGACCGGCCCAGACCCGGCACCGGTCGCATCACCAGTTGCTGCGAAAGCCGCATCGTGCCACTGCCGATGTCGCCGCCCACCAAGTTGGCGTTGCTCGCCTCCAACGCCGGCGGGGTGAACACATGACGAGCGATAATCCGATCCCCGAATCCCGGAGCCAGCGCCTCGATGCGGGCTTCCATTCGCGCCGCGAAACGTTCGCCCTCCGCTTCGTCCCACACCCCCTTCAGTTCGTTCCCGGCGTCGGCCTTCGTGACCTGCGGGACATGCGTGTACGCCCAGGCCGATTCGGTGCCCGCCGGCGAGCGGCTCGGATCGGCC from Acidimicrobiia bacterium carries:
- a CDS encoding aminotransferase class V-fold PLP-dependent enzyme, which gives rise to MSVWHYLDHAASTPARPEVIAALVPLLTEGYGNPSGAHALARAARAALDAARAELVAVVGGAPGDVVFTSGGTEADNLAVHGVLGTRGGVAVCSAIEHHAVLDPVRAAGGRVVPVDERGVIDLDALADALDSSVSLVSVMLVNNEVGTIQPLAEVAEVVRARAPGAVLHTDAAQALCWLDVRAHTEAADLVTIAAHKCGGPKGTGALLVRRGVVLEPMLRGGGQERDRRSGTQDVAGAVALAAAARASAADREALVARATIWRDGLVDTILAAIPGAVESAAVDGERSHLVAGIANLCLPAVDSEALLYLLEHDHRVLASAASSCASGAQEPSHVLAALGLDRSLAGGSLRLSMGWSTREADVAAATVGVLEAAPRLAAHARDGAPA
- the mnmA gene encoding tRNA 2-thiouridine(34) synthase MnmA, with product MTAATRVLVAMSGGVDSSVAAALLVEAGHEVVGATLKLWGGDSDSGCCSVADVDDARSVARRLGIDHHVFNFGDDFDQHVVAPYVSAHAAGRTPNPCIECNRHLKFDRLLRRADALGFDAVATGHHARIVERPDGTRRVRRGADPSKDQSYVVHVLDAAGLARVSFPVGHLSKSEVRAEATRLGLATADKPDSQDVCFITATGGRSAFLADRIATRPGRVIDAAGTTVGFVPEVELVTIGQRRGLGLVGGSEVAYVIKVDGPAATVTVGDAAALLVDQVVLEELRWVGEAEAGELLAQTSAHGTPQRCRVVGTTVMFANPSRRVAPGQSVVLYDNDEVVAGGIVA
- the galT gene encoding galactose-1-phosphate uridylyltransferase; this encodes MSQLRLNPLTGRWVTVSTGRADRPGELISRQSPVESDPDRLCPFCPGNEEATPPALETYGASGRWQVRVVPNLFPAFVGNNALRVQNLGPVWTQATASGVHEVLVFSPDHTGSWADLDDKQAGLAMAAIRDRMEDHARRSTVRYTQAIVNAGREAGASLEHPHGQLLGIPFVPGEIAEEEAGFRRHEGSCLLCTTAEAEVQAGHRVVLADEQALVICPFWSGAPYEMLVIPRSHEVHLESTSPPDVVAVGRAIRDALLRLRRHVGDTAYNLVFHTAPHHHEGPFHWHVHIVPRLTSLAGFEQGTGVMINIVAPELAAQHLAG
- a CDS encoding DUF192 domain-containing protein, giving the protein MPWLLRQGEVLASLQVAETRAARRKGLLGQAAVDGALLLHPARSVHSIGMRFPIDVAWLDSNLTVLRTARLARHRISRPVWRARSIVEAEAGAFARWSLAIGDQLECRD
- the ychF gene encoding redox-regulated ATPase YchF — its product is MERFGFVGLPNAGKSSLYNALAGGGALAAPYAFATTDPNVGMARVPDPRLDALAAMSHSKNVVPATVQFVDIGGLVAGASRGEGLGNKFLSHIREVDAIIFVLRAFADDDVPGPSDPLEHLGVVELELTYADLETVENQIEKRRKAAKGDKSLVDEVAALDRAKAVLEAGTPIYRSNLAESDRVLLGNYFLLTNRPVLALVNIAEDQLEDMEAVVAPVRAELAGRAEVIGMCVQLEAEAAMLDANERAEMLEGLGLGEGALPTFLHAAYKLLGLRTFLTTGEKESRAWTFRSGYKAPQCAGVIHTDFERGFIRAEVIHWDELIDLGSWSAARDVGKLRVEGKEYVVQDGDVMEIRFNV
- the rsmI gene encoding 16S rRNA (cytidine(1402)-2'-O)-methyltransferase, which produces MPLVLVGTPIGNLGDLSPRAVEALRAADVICCEDTRRTGRLLQHAGVERRPLLVVNDHTESQAITGVLSRLAMGERVAVVTDAGMPGISDPGERLVQAAVTAGYPVEVVPGPSAAITALVASGLSAGRFVFEGFLPRQGSARSARLADVAREPRTVVLYEAPHRMARTLADLAAVCGSDRAVAVGRELTKLHEEHWRGTLADALGWVSANPPRGEFVVVLNGAPPPTPASDHDVEVAVRACLASGDTARDAATAVAARLGVPKRQAYAEATRQRRLA